Proteins encoded by one window of Antechinus flavipes isolate AdamAnt ecotype Samford, QLD, Australia chromosome 4, AdamAnt_v2, whole genome shotgun sequence:
- the SDHC gene encoding succinate dehydrogenase cytochrome b560 subunit, mitochondrial codes for MAALLLRYAGRHCLRAHLSPRLCVRNAIPLGTTAKEEMEHFWNKNINSNRPLSPHITIYNWSLPMMMSITHRGTGVALSAGVSLFGLAALLLPGNFECHLQFVKALGLGPSLIYTAKFALVFPLMYHTWNGIRHLMWDLGKGLKIPQLYQSGVAVLVLTVLSSVGLAAM; via the exons ATATGCTGGCCGTCATTGTCTCCGTGCTCATCTAAGCCCCAGACTCTGTGTCAGGAA tgccATCCCTCTGGGAACAACAGCTAAGGAAGAGATGGAAcatttctggaataagaacatAAATTCAAATCGTCCTTTGTCACCTCACATCACCATTTACAA ttGGTCCCTGCCCATGATGATGTCCATTACCCACCGAGGTACTGGTGTTGCCTTGAGTGCAG GAGTATCCCTTTTTGGATTGGCAGCTCTGTTGCTCCCTGGCAATTTTGAGTGTCACTTGCAATTTGTGAAGGCCCTGGGCCTAGGACCAAGTCTGATCTACACAGCTAAGTTTGCTCTTGTCTTCCCGCTTATGTACCACACCTGGAATGGAATCCGGCACTTG atgTGGGACCTAGGGAAGGGCCTGAAGATTCCTCAGCTGTACCAGTCTGGAGTAGCTGTCTTGGTTCTCACTGTGTTGTCCTCTGTGGGACTAGCAGCCATGTGA
- the CFAP126 gene encoding protein Flattop isoform X1 — MASNYTANQFENAFDANYLRNWCIAKGSKKQPEAHEGYTQIIANDRGHLLPSVPRSKANPWGTFMGTWQMPLQIPPARINLTARSTAAANRLLNWVQKNPDLLNASNGLCPEIRGHPQDSGPRGNRNTPKLQEKTATPKAVQETPPPSPAANSPAAQSPAPNSPAANSPAPTSSPSRSLPNASPPPHPPPNQICSCYCTCCCCRPAKIAPKRSSTSEVYSSSNEPEDQEIQERNIENEEAQQEKGAPAPLSPKKITE; from the exons ATGGCTTCTAACTACACAGCTAATCAG tttgaAAATGCCTTTGATGCAAACTATCTTCGGAACTGGTGCATCGCCAAAGGCTCCAAAAAG CAACCTGAAGCCCATGAAGGCTACACTCAGATCATCGCTAATGATCGTGGTCATCTGCTACCTTCAGTTCCTCGTTCCAAG GCCAATCCCTGGGGCACATTCATGGGCACTTGGCAAATGCCTCTGCAGATACCACCAGCTCGAATAAACTTGACTGCCCGTTCCACTGCAGCTGCCAACCGACTATTAAACTGGGTGCAGAAAAACCCTGACTTGCTCAATGCCTCCAATGGACTATGTCCAGAAATCCGAGGCCAT CCCCAAGATTCAGGACCACGTGGAAACCGTAACACCCCAAAGCTCCAGGAGAAGACTGCTACTCCAAAAGCTGTACAAGAGACTCCACCTCCCTCTCCAGCTGCAAATTCTCCAGCCGCACAATCTCCAGCCCCAAATTCTCCAGCTGCAAATTCTCCAGCCCCAACCTCCTCACCCTCAAGAAGCCTCCCCAatgcctccccacccccacatcCACCCCCAAATCAAATCTGCTCATGCTATTGTACTTGTTGTTGCTGCCGCCCTGCAAAGATAGCACCCAAAAGATCCTCGACTTCAGAGGTCTACTCCAGTAGTAATGAGCCTGAGGACCAGGAAATTCAAGAGAGGAATATTGAAAATGAGGAAGCCCAGCAGGAGAAAGGAGCACCAGCTCCATTAAGTCCCAAGAAGATAACAGAATAA
- the CFAP126 gene encoding protein Flattop isoform X2: MASNYTANQFENAFDANYLRNWCIAKGSKKQPEAHEGYTQIIANDRGHLLPSVPRSKANPWGTFMGTWQMPLQIPPARINLTARSTAAANRLLNWPQDSGPRGNRNTPKLQEKTATPKAVQETPPPSPAANSPAAQSPAPNSPAANSPAPTSSPSRSLPNASPPPHPPPNQICSCYCTCCCCRPAKIAPKRSSTSEVYSSSNEPEDQEIQERNIENEEAQQEKGAPAPLSPKKITE, encoded by the exons ATGGCTTCTAACTACACAGCTAATCAG tttgaAAATGCCTTTGATGCAAACTATCTTCGGAACTGGTGCATCGCCAAAGGCTCCAAAAAG CAACCTGAAGCCCATGAAGGCTACACTCAGATCATCGCTAATGATCGTGGTCATCTGCTACCTTCAGTTCCTCGTTCCAAG GCCAATCCCTGGGGCACATTCATGGGCACTTGGCAAATGCCTCTGCAGATACCACCAGCTCGAATAAACTTGACTGCCCGTTCCACTGCAGCTGCCAACCGACTATTAAACTGG CCCCAAGATTCAGGACCACGTGGAAACCGTAACACCCCAAAGCTCCAGGAGAAGACTGCTACTCCAAAAGCTGTACAAGAGACTCCACCTCCCTCTCCAGCTGCAAATTCTCCAGCCGCACAATCTCCAGCCCCAAATTCTCCAGCTGCAAATTCTCCAGCCCCAACCTCCTCACCCTCAAGAAGCCTCCCCAatgcctccccacccccacatcCACCCCCAAATCAAATCTGCTCATGCTATTGTACTTGTTGTTGCTGCCGCCCTGCAAAGATAGCACCCAAAAGATCCTCGACTTCAGAGGTCTACTCCAGTAGTAATGAGCCTGAGGACCAGGAAATTCAAGAGAGGAATATTGAAAATGAGGAAGCCCAGCAGGAGAAAGGAGCACCAGCTCCATTAAGTCCCAAGAAGATAACAGAATAA